TTGCTCATACTGTTTTCCACACGGTTATGAAGTGGTAAACGCAACGTATACAAAGTTCCAGAGAAACTGGAAGAAATATAGAAAAACCCAATGGAAAAAATAATATCAGGTGTCGTTTTGGAGTCATACTTCGAGTTAAGTCTTCAGATGTAGGTTCAATTCCTGCCATTCCTGTTGTAAACGGAATGTAGCTCAAAAGATAGAGCAGAAGAAAAAGAAAAGATTCCGCCGCTTTTACCCTGATACTATAAAAGAGTAGATGCATAAAAAAATAAAAATCAAGTGTCGTCTTAGAATCATACTTCGAGATTGAGTAAACATTGGGTCGCAGGTTCGAATCCTGCCTTTTCCCTCGAAAAGGAGAGGTAGCTCAGCAGGTAGAGCAAATGCACGGAAGATTCTGAAAAATATTACCTTGATTTGTAAAAGAGTGCCGTAGAAAAGGCCTACTTCGGTTTAATTTGGTTCGACTCCAGAAGGTCATGGAAATGATCTTGTACAAGTCTTTTCGAATCTTGCCTCTTTTTTATTTAAAATTATTAATACCATGAATATACCTGAAGACTTAACAGAATTTTTATACTGGGTCAAAGACCAAACAGAAAAACTATGGTCTGTAGATGATGAAAATTGCCCCAAAGGATTTTACGGCGCCAGATGGCAGGGGCTTTCTGAAGAACAGATTGATCAGGTTGAACAAAAATATCAGGTCAGTTTTACTTCCGAACATAGAAAATTTCTAAAGGTTCTTCATGCTATCGACAAAAAAGAAATTGTTGAATATGAAGATGAAGGAGAAATGGTTACAGAAGAATGTACTTTCTTTTATAATTGGCTTGAAAATGAAGTTGAGATTATCCGCCAAATAAAATGTTTTTACAAATGGATGTGGGATGATATTATCAGTGTGAATTATGTTTGGCTGAAATCGTGGGGAGTAAAGCCTAAGTCTTTAGAAAGGAAAAAAGAAATATTTGACGAATGGTTTTCAAAGCTTCCGCAATTATTGCCTATTAGGAATTCATCATGTGTTGTAGACAATGACAACTTAAAATGGAATCCTGTAGTAAGCGTTAGTGGTTCGGATGTTAACATTCTGGGCTGGGATTTCAGAACTTATTTACTATATGAGTTAAGAGAGCATCTTAATATTTATACAGATGTATATGATGAAGAAGATGAAAGGTTCTACCCTGAACTTATTGATGAAGTGCAAAAAATTAATAATGAAAATTTTAAGTATGATGAATCCAAAGATATTCCTTATTTGAAAGAAATTATTCTTTATTGGTCTTCCGGATGGAGAGGTTTTGGGTTAAGTTATCACCCTGAAAATGTCAGAGTTCATCCTATTGTTAAAACATATATAGCTGAAGAAGAAAAATAAAACAGACAAGTGCCGTAGAAAAATGTTACTTCGCTCATCACGACGGGGTCACGGGTTCGAATCCCGTCTCTTCCACAACAAAAAAACACAGTTTATATAGGAAGAGTAGCTCAGTTGGTTAGAGCACGACTACATTATTCGATTTTAGCCTTGTTTTTCTCATATCAGAAGCCGGAAGTGGGACGTTGAAAGACATCTTTGTATATAATTTTCTATAAAGTCAGAGAGATCTTTCAGACTTTAACCCCTTTCTTCATCCCACTTCCAGCTTCTTAATATTACCATTCTAAAGTGTCGTTAGGAAAAAATTCATCGTAACATAACTATGGGAGGAATAGCGAAGCCGGTTACTCCGGCAAGGTTATCCGGTTCGACTCCGGCAAACGTTTAGCCCGGTTTTTTCCTTATTATTACCTTTAAAAAATGCCGGTAAATTACTTACCGGCATTTTTCATTGTACCTACAAGCTCCTCTTCAAACATGAGTTTCCATTTGGAGAGAGTAGTTCTGCTTATTTTATATTTTCTTGACATATAGCTTGTGGAATGACCGTGCTTTTTTTGATACTGCAGCAGTTTTAGCATCGTCTGCCTGTCATATGTTTTGAGTTTTTGATTTTCTCTGGACTGCTTGAACAGCTTCTCATTGAATTTAAGCACATCCTCACTGGTATGAAGCTTTTCAAGAAGTTCTTTGATTTTCGGATCTTTCAGTTTTTCAGGATATTCCATCTTAAGCATATCCTGGTAAATTTTTTTATAATTGGGACGCATGTCTTATCTGTTTATCCGTTTACATTATCGCTCTTCTGAAGCCATCTGTGAAGGGTGCTTTTAGGAATAGAATATTCTTTAATGACTTCACTTTGGGTCATTTCACCGGAAAGAATTCTTTTCATAATAAAATCTTTGA
The window above is part of the Chryseobacterium sp. MA9 genome. Proteins encoded here:
- a CDS encoding helix-turn-helix domain-containing protein; translated protein: MRPNYKKIYQDMLKMEYPEKLKDPKIKELLEKLHTSEDVLKFNEKLFKQSRENQKLKTYDRQTMLKLLQYQKKHGHSTSYMSRKYKISRTTLSKWKLMFEEELVGTMKNAGK